Proteins encoded in a region of the Streptomyces sp. NBC_01471 genome:
- a CDS encoding M67 family metallopeptidase, translating into MLTLTQALYDQIVAHARADHPDEACGMVAGPEGSGRPERFIPMLNAARSPTFYEFDSADLLKLYRDLDDRDEEPVIVYHSHTATEAYPSRTDITYANEPGAHYVLVSTADTDGAGPFQFRSYRIADGVVTEEEVTVIP; encoded by the coding sequence ATGCTGACCCTTACCCAGGCCCTGTACGACCAGATCGTGGCGCACGCCCGCGCCGACCACCCCGACGAGGCGTGCGGCATGGTCGCGGGCCCGGAGGGCTCCGGCCGCCCCGAGCGGTTCATCCCGATGCTCAACGCCGCGCGCTCACCCACGTTCTACGAGTTCGACTCGGCGGACCTGCTGAAGCTCTACCGCGACCTCGACGACCGCGACGAGGAACCCGTGATCGTCTACCACTCGCACACCGCGACCGAGGCCTACCCGTCCCGTACGGACATCACCTACGCGAACGAGCCCGGCGCGCACTACGTCCTCGTCTCCACCGCCGACACGGACGGTGCGGGACCCTTCCAGTTCCGCTCGTACCGCATCGCCGACGGCGTGGTCACCGAGGAGGAAGTGACCGTCATTCCGTAG
- a CDS encoding type II toxin-antitoxin system PemK/MazF family toxin, with translation MDTTWLLALIAVVLIALVASVVDGRARGGRRQRGLRRPPGRAGGREPRAPARRPKRSGRPGRVPRAGEIWWALVPYEDGPGGKDRPCLVLSVRGDAALVAKITSKHHEERPGVIALPAGAVGDARGRRSFLETDELRDVGVREFRRWAGDVDPAVWDRVRHLAG, from the coding sequence ATGGATACGACGTGGTTGCTGGCGCTGATAGCTGTCGTGCTGATTGCCCTGGTCGCCTCGGTCGTCGACGGGCGTGCGCGCGGCGGGCGCCGGCAGCGGGGGCTGCGGCGGCCTCCGGGGCGGGCCGGCGGCCGGGAGCCGCGGGCGCCGGCGCGGCGGCCGAAGCGGTCCGGGCGGCCGGGGCGGGTGCCGCGGGCGGGCGAGATCTGGTGGGCGCTCGTGCCGTACGAGGACGGGCCAGGTGGCAAGGACCGGCCGTGCCTGGTGCTGTCGGTACGGGGCGACGCGGCCCTGGTCGCCAAGATCACCAGTAAGCACCACGAGGAGCGGCCCGGGGTGATCGCGCTGCCGGCGGGGGCCGTGGGCGATGCGCGGGGGCGGCGGAGCTTCCTGGAGACGGACGAGTTGCGGGATGTCGGGGTACGGGAGTTCCGCCGGTGGGCGGGCGATGTGGACCCGGCGGTGTGGGACCGGGTGCGGCACCTGGCGGGGTAG
- a CDS encoding amino acid permease yields MTSVQVDQDYDGSEAEGAGSGEGYQRGLGARQIQMIAIGGAIGTGLFLGAGKAVAKAGPSLILAYAIAGLVIFFIMRALGELLMYRPVSGSFSEYGREFIGPFAGYVTGWTYWLFWVVTSITEVTAAATYMTYWWDIPQWLSALVFTVILYGVNLMSVKIFGELEFWFSMVKVTAIIGMILICAGILTVGFSDAGDTASVAHLWDQGGFFPKGITGTLMTLQIVMFAFLAVELVGVTAGESKDPKKVLPKAINTVPWRIAVFYVGALIMILSVVPWTAFHPGVSPFVAAFQKMGLGVGAAIVNFVVLTAALSSANSGMYSTGRMLRDLALNGQGPKAFTSLTKSGTPLLGTTVSAALMLVGVWINYQWPGQAFNYVVSFATISGMWAWIVILICQIRYRAKSDRGELPKSSFRAPGAPWTSWFSLAFIALVIVMMGIDKDTRVSLYAAPFWAVLLGVTYLVLRSRNPEGAAFTKR; encoded by the coding sequence ATGACCTCAGTGCAGGTCGATCAGGACTACGACGGCAGTGAGGCCGAGGGCGCCGGATCAGGCGAGGGATACCAGCGTGGCCTGGGCGCCCGCCAGATCCAGATGATCGCGATCGGCGGCGCCATCGGCACCGGTCTCTTCCTCGGCGCGGGCAAGGCCGTCGCGAAAGCCGGCCCCAGCCTCATACTCGCGTACGCCATCGCGGGCCTGGTCATCTTCTTCATCATGCGGGCCCTGGGCGAGCTGCTCATGTACCGCCCGGTCTCCGGCTCCTTCTCGGAGTACGGACGGGAGTTCATCGGCCCCTTCGCCGGCTATGTCACCGGCTGGACGTACTGGCTCTTCTGGGTCGTCACCTCCATCACCGAAGTCACCGCCGCCGCCACCTACATGACCTACTGGTGGGACATCCCGCAGTGGCTCTCCGCACTGGTCTTCACCGTCATCCTCTACGGCGTGAACCTGATGTCGGTGAAAATCTTCGGTGAGCTGGAATTCTGGTTCTCGATGGTGAAGGTCACCGCGATCATCGGCATGATCCTGATCTGCGCCGGGATCCTCACCGTCGGCTTCTCCGACGCCGGCGACACCGCGAGCGTCGCGCACCTCTGGGACCAGGGCGGCTTCTTCCCCAAGGGGATCACCGGCACCCTGATGACCCTCCAGATCGTGATGTTCGCCTTCCTCGCCGTCGAACTGGTCGGCGTCACCGCGGGAGAGTCCAAGGACCCCAAGAAGGTCCTGCCCAAGGCCATCAACACAGTGCCCTGGCGCATCGCCGTCTTCTACGTCGGCGCGCTGATCATGATCCTCTCGGTCGTCCCGTGGACCGCGTTCCACCCCGGTGTCAGCCCCTTCGTCGCCGCCTTCCAGAAGATGGGCCTGGGCGTGGGCGCGGCCATCGTCAACTTCGTCGTGCTGACCGCGGCCCTCTCCTCCGCCAACTCCGGCATGTACTCCACCGGCCGGATGCTGCGTGACCTGGCGCTCAACGGCCAGGGGCCGAAGGCCTTCACCTCCCTGACGAAGAGCGGCACCCCGCTCCTGGGCACCACCGTCTCCGCCGCGCTGATGCTCGTCGGTGTCTGGATCAACTACCAGTGGCCGGGCCAGGCGTTCAACTACGTCGTCTCCTTCGCCACCATCTCCGGCATGTGGGCCTGGATCGTGATCCTCATCTGCCAGATCCGCTACCGCGCCAAGTCGGACCGCGGCGAACTCCCGAAGTCCAGCTTCCGGGCTCCCGGCGCCCCATGGACCAGCTGGTTCTCGCTCGCCTTCATAGCTCTGGTCATCGTGATGATGGGCATAGACAAGGACACCCGCGTCTCGCTGTACGCCGCCCCCTTCTGGGCCGTGCTCCTCGGCGTCACGTATCTGGTGCTGAGGTCCCGCAACCCGGAAGGCGCAGCCTTCACCAAGCGCTGA
- a CDS encoding DUF2017 domain-containing protein: MAGQFETVPGGGAAVALDEVEMSILRSLAVQLLELVGPGEEPVEGEDPLASLFSEGPSKPPDDPALARLFPDAYGDEEPDFSSEFRRFTENDLRTRKREDALALVRTLDQAGAAGGAHGGPSDGADASGGPDAPHEPHEPRGATRRGRRGRALPEGTVRLTLSPEDSRHWLGALNDLRLTIGTRLDVSDDDGPDSDDGGLYRLPDDDPRKPMVMAYLWLGALQETLVETLMP, translated from the coding sequence ATGGCCGGACAGTTCGAGACGGTGCCGGGCGGCGGCGCGGCCGTCGCGCTCGACGAGGTCGAGATGTCCATCCTGCGCTCGCTCGCCGTCCAGCTCCTGGAGCTGGTCGGCCCCGGTGAGGAGCCGGTCGAGGGCGAGGACCCGCTGGCCTCGCTGTTCTCCGAGGGCCCGAGCAAGCCGCCGGACGACCCGGCGCTGGCCCGCCTCTTCCCCGACGCGTACGGCGACGAGGAGCCCGACTTCTCGTCGGAGTTCCGCCGCTTCACCGAGAACGACCTGCGCACCCGCAAACGCGAGGACGCGCTGGCGCTCGTACGGACACTCGACCAGGCAGGAGCGGCCGGCGGCGCTCACGGCGGCCCCTCCGACGGGGCCGACGCCTCCGGCGGGCCGGACGCGCCCCACGAGCCCCACGAGCCCCGTGGGGCCACCCGCAGGGGCCGCCGTGGGCGCGCCCTTCCCGAGGGCACCGTGCGGCTCACGCTCTCGCCCGAGGACTCGCGCCACTGGCTCGGCGCGCTCAACGACCTCCGGCTGACCATCGGCACCCGCCTCGACGTCTCCGACGACGACGGGCCCGACTCCGACGACGGCGGGCTGTACCGGCTCCCGGACGACGACCCCCGCAAGCCGATGGTGATGGCCTACCTCTGGCTCGGCGCGCTCCAGGAAACCCTCGTCGAGACCCTGATGCCGTAA
- a CDS encoding MoaD/ThiS family protein, translating into MAIEVRIPTILRTYTDGAKAVEGSGDTLADLLTDLESRHNGIRERIVDGDQLRRFVNVYLNDEDVRFLDGISTKLADGDSVTILPAVAGGMV; encoded by the coding sequence ATGGCCATCGAGGTCCGCATCCCGACCATCCTCCGCACCTACACCGACGGCGCCAAGGCGGTCGAAGGCAGCGGTGACACCCTCGCCGACCTGCTCACCGACCTCGAATCCCGGCACAACGGCATCCGCGAGCGCATCGTCGACGGCGACCAGCTCCGCCGCTTCGTGAACGTCTACCTCAACGACGAGGACGTCCGCTTCCTCGACGGCATCTCCACCAAGCTGGCCGACGGCGACAGCGTCACGATCCTTCCGGCCGTGGCCGGCGGCATGGTCTGA
- a CDS encoding cysteine synthase, translating to MRYDSPLAAVGNTPLVRLPRLSPSDDVRIWAKLEDRNPTGSIKDRPALHMVEQAEKDGRLTPGCTVLEPTSGNTGISLAMAARLKGYRIVCVMPENTSQERRDLLTMWGAEIISSPAAGGSNTAVRVAKELAAEHPDWVMLYQYGNPDNAGAHYATTGPEILTDLPSITHFVAGLGTTGTLMGVGRYLRENVPDISIVAAEPRYDDLVYGLRNLDEGFVPELYDASVLTTRFSVGSADAVTRTRELLQQEGIFAGVSTGAALHAAIGVGKKAVKAGTPADIVFVVADGGWKYLSTGVYTAPTTEAAIETLQGQLWA from the coding sequence ATGCGATACGACTCCCCGCTCGCGGCGGTGGGCAACACCCCGCTCGTGCGGCTCCCGCGCCTGTCCCCGTCGGACGACGTCCGGATCTGGGCCAAGCTGGAGGACCGCAACCCGACCGGATCGATCAAGGACCGCCCCGCGCTCCACATGGTCGAACAGGCGGAGAAGGACGGCCGGTTGACCCCCGGCTGCACCGTCCTGGAGCCCACGTCGGGCAACACCGGCATCTCGCTCGCCATGGCCGCCAGGCTCAAGGGCTACCGCATCGTCTGCGTCATGCCGGAGAACACCTCGCAGGAACGCCGCGACCTGCTCACCATGTGGGGAGCGGAGATCATCTCCTCACCGGCGGCAGGCGGCTCCAACACGGCCGTACGCGTCGCCAAGGAGCTGGCCGCCGAGCACCCCGACTGGGTGATGCTCTACCAGTACGGAAACCCGGACAACGCCGGCGCGCACTACGCGACCACCGGCCCGGAGATCCTCACCGACCTGCCCTCCATCACCCACTTCGTGGCAGGCCTCGGCACCACCGGCACCCTCATGGGCGTCGGCCGCTACCTGCGCGAGAACGTCCCGGACATCAGCATCGTCGCCGCCGAGCCGCGCTACGACGACCTGGTCTACGGCCTGCGCAACCTGGACGAGGGCTTCGTCCCCGAGCTGTACGACGCATCGGTGCTCACCACCCGCTTCTCGGTGGGCAGCGCGGACGCGGTGACCCGTACCCGTGAACTGCTCCAGCAGGAGGGCATCTTCGCGGGTGTCTCGACCGGCGCCGCGCTCCACGCGGCGATCGGCGTCGGGAAGAAGGCCGTCAAGGCGGGAACCCCGGCGGACATCGTCTTCGTCGTGGCGGACGGCGGCTGGAAGTACCTGTCGACCGGCGTCTACACCGCGCCCACGACGGAAGCGGCCATCGAAACGCTCCAGGGCCAGCTCTGGGCCTGA